From the genome of Patagioenas fasciata isolate bPatFas1 chromosome 17, bPatFas1.hap1, whole genome shotgun sequence, one region includes:
- the HSCB gene encoding iron-sulfur cluster co-chaperone protein HscB: MRAALRRLGGAPWLLWPLRASQAAPRPRCVGPGSAPAPRCWSCGAALPRADGPPHFCPGCQALQPPGPRPDLFRLMGCDRSFRIDAQQLQRRFRSLQRAVHPDRFGRRPPEEQYYSEQHSSLINKAYQTLLNPLSRGLYLLELKGVEPAQETDSEADSEFLSEIMEINEKLAEPKNEDTLEEIETLLKVKQEELTKEVTAAFERDDLQEAKNLLGKMKYFANLEDKLKKKKIPS, from the exons ATGCGGGCGGCGCTGCGGCGGCTCGGCGGGGCGCCATGGCTGCTCTGGCCGCTCCGCGCCTCCCAGGCGGCCCCGCGGCCTCGCTGCGTCGGGCCGGGCTCTGCCCCGGCCCCGCGGTGCTGGAGCTGCGGCGCCGCCCTCCCCCGCGCCGACGGGCCGCCTCACTTCTGCCCCGGCTGCCAGGCGCtgcagccgccggggccgcggCCTGACCTGTTCCGCCTGATGGGCTG TGACCGCTCCTTCCGCATCGACGCGCAGCAGCTGCAGCGGCGGTTCCGGAGCCTGCAGCGCGCCGTTCACCCCGATCGCTTCGGCCGGAGGCCGCCG GAAGAACAGTACTACTCGGAGCAGCACTCTTCCTTGATCAACAAGGCGTACCAAACCCTCCTGAACCCCCTGAGCCGCGGTCTCTACCTG CTGGAGCTGAAGGGAGTAGAGCCGGCACAAGAAACCGACTCTGAGGCAGACTCCGAGTTTCTCTCGGAAATCATGGAAATTAACGAGAAATTAGCAGAGCCTAAAAATGAGGATACCCTTGAAGAAATTGAAACTTTACTTAAAG TTAAACAAGAAGAACTGACCAAAGAGGTGACTGCAGCTTTTGAAAGAG atgATCTTCAAGAAGCTAAGAACCTTCTaggcaaaatgaaatattttgcaaatttAGAGGATAAGCTAAAGAAGAAGAAGATCCCTTCCTGA
- the CHEK2 gene encoding serine/threonine-protein kinase Chk2 isoform X1 gives MSRETGSEAQQSQGAQQSQGGTSSSSSGSQSTSQSSSSSGTLSSLDTVPTQELPSIPEDQEPEELVPQPWGRLFALGKGFSNCDCVNDEYWFGRDKSCDYSFSKLGLSDTGFYQNYSKKHFRIFREMGPKNSHVAYIEDHSANGTFVNRELVGKGRRLPLTHNSEIALSIQNNKVFVFSDLMVDDQLVFPREFREKYIMSKTLGSGACGEVKLAFEKSTCNKVAVKIINKRKFMASGIREANPAFNINTEIEILKKIDHPCLIKIKNFFEAEDYYIVLELMEGGELYDRVSRPVKMKETTCKLYFYQMLLAVKYLHDNGIIHRDLKPENVLLSSSEETCLIKITDFGQSKILGETSLMKTLCGTPTYLAPEVLNSLGTAGYSRAVDCWSLGVILFVCLCGYPPFNEQNTQLSLKDQITRGEYTFIPKEWKHVSDMALDLVKKLLVVDPSKRLTTEEALEHPWLQDEDMKSTFQQLLAQTSATMNPPQTSKMPTTMRKRLHEAEGDSGSSKRAVPSTSFQKMK, from the exons ATGTCCCGAGAGACTGGAAGCGAAGCCCAGCAGTCCCAAGGCGCCCAGCAGTCCCAGGGCGgcaccagctcctcctccagcggCTCCCAGAGCACCAGTCAGTCCTCCTCCAGCTCCGGGACCCTCAGCTCCCTGGACACTGTTCCCACGCAGGAGCTGCCGTCGATCCCTGAGGACCAGGAACCCGAAGAGCTCGTTCCTCAGCCTTGGGGTCGACTCTTTGCACTTGGAAAAGGTTTCAGCAATTGTG ACTGTGTGAATGATGAATACTGGTTTGGCAGAGACAAAAGCTGTGATTATAGTTTTTCTAAGCTGGGATTGTCTGATACTGGCTTCTACCAAAACTATAGCAAGAAGCATTTCCGAATTTTCAGG gAAATGGGTCCAAAAAATTCCCATGTTGCCTACATTGAAGACCACAGTGCCAATGGAACTTTTGTTAACAGAGAGCTTGTTGGAAAAGGGAGGAGGCTTCCACTGACTCACAACTCTGAAATTGCATTGTCTATACAGAATAATAAGG TGTTTGTGTTTTCTGATCTTATGGTGGATGATCAGTTGGTGTTTCCTAGAGAATTCAGAGAGAAATATATCATGTCCAAGACTTTGGGAAG CGGTGCCTGCGGAGAAGTCAAACTGGCGTTTGAGAAGAGCACTTGTAATAAAGTCGCGGTGAAGATAATCAATAAACGGAAGTTCATGGCCAGCGGCATTAGAGAGGCG AACCCGGCTTTTAATATCAATACAGAAATtgaaattttgaagaaaatagatCAT CCTTGCTTAATCAAGATCAAAAACTTCTTTGAAGCAGAGGATTACTACATTGTTTTGGAACT GATGGAAGGAGGAGAATTGTATGACAGAGTGTCAAGGCCAGTCAAGATGAAAGAAACTACTTGCAAGTTGTATTTTTATCAGATGCTGCTGGCTGTAAAG TATCTTCATGACAATGGAATTATACACCGAGATCTAAAGCCAGAGAATGTGCTACTTTCATCTTCTGAAGAGACATGTCTTATAAAG ATTACAGATTTTGGACAGTCCAAGATTCTTGGAGAAACTTCTCTCATGAAAACATTATGTGGTACTCCCACGTATCTTGCTCCTGAGGTTCTAAATTCACTTGGGACTGCTGGATACAGCCGAGCTGTGGACTGCTGGAGTTTAGGAGTTATTCTTTTTGTGTG CTTGTGTGGATATCCACCATTTAATGAGCAAAATACTCAACTGTCACTGAAAGATCAGATCACTCGTGGAGAATACACGTTCATTCCCAAAGAATGGAAGCACGTATCAGACATGG CTCTGGATCTTGTGAAGAAGCTGTTAGTAGTGGATCCAAGCAAACGTCTTACGACAGAGGAAGCCCTAGAGCATCCGTGGCTTCAG GATGAGGATATGAAGAGTACATTTCAACAGCTACTGGCTCAGACAAGTGCTACTATGAATCCACCACAAACATCAAAAATG CCAACCACAATGAGAAAGCGTCTCCATGAAGCCGAGGGAGACTCTGGCTCTTCGAAGCGTGCTGTTCCTTCTACGTCATTTCagaaaatgaagtga
- the CHEK2 gene encoding serine/threonine-protein kinase Chk2 isoform X2, with amino-acid sequence MKCSKRPTCPERLEAKPSSPKAPSSPRAAPAPPPAAPRAPVSPPPAPGPSAPWTLFPRRSCRRSLRTRNPKSSFLSLGVDSLHLEKVSAIVEMGPKNSHVAYIEDHSANGTFVNRELVGKGRRLPLTHNSEIALSIQNNKVFVFSDLMVDDQLVFPREFREKYIMSKTLGSGACGEVKLAFEKSTCNKVAVKIINKRKFMASGIREANPAFNINTEIEILKKIDHPCLIKIKNFFEAEDYYIVLELMEGGELYDRVSRPVKMKETTCKLYFYQMLLAVKYLHDNGIIHRDLKPENVLLSSSEETCLIKITDFGQSKILGETSLMKTLCGTPTYLAPEVLNSLGTAGYSRAVDCWSLGVILFVCLCGYPPFNEQNTQLSLKDQITRGEYTFIPKEWKHVSDMALDLVKKLLVVDPSKRLTTEEALEHPWLQDEDMKSTFQQLLAQTSATMNPPQTSKMPTTMRKRLHEAEGDSGSSKRAVPSTSFQKMK; translated from the exons ATGAAATGTAGCAAACGG CCAACATGTCCCGAGAGACTGGAAGCGAAGCCCAGCAGTCCCAAGGCGCCCAGCAGTCCCAGGGCGgcaccagctcctcctccagcggCTCCCAGAGCACCAGTCAGTCCTCCTCCAGCTCCGGGACCCTCAGCTCCCTGGACACTGTTCCCACGCAGGAGCTGCCGTCGATCCCTGAGGACCAGGAACCCGAAGAGCTCGTTCCTCAGCCTTGGGGTCGACTCTTTGCACTTGGAAAAGGTTTCAGCAATTGTG gAAATGGGTCCAAAAAATTCCCATGTTGCCTACATTGAAGACCACAGTGCCAATGGAACTTTTGTTAACAGAGAGCTTGTTGGAAAAGGGAGGAGGCTTCCACTGACTCACAACTCTGAAATTGCATTGTCTATACAGAATAATAAGG TGTTTGTGTTTTCTGATCTTATGGTGGATGATCAGTTGGTGTTTCCTAGAGAATTCAGAGAGAAATATATCATGTCCAAGACTTTGGGAAG CGGTGCCTGCGGAGAAGTCAAACTGGCGTTTGAGAAGAGCACTTGTAATAAAGTCGCGGTGAAGATAATCAATAAACGGAAGTTCATGGCCAGCGGCATTAGAGAGGCG AACCCGGCTTTTAATATCAATACAGAAATtgaaattttgaagaaaatagatCAT CCTTGCTTAATCAAGATCAAAAACTTCTTTGAAGCAGAGGATTACTACATTGTTTTGGAACT GATGGAAGGAGGAGAATTGTATGACAGAGTGTCAAGGCCAGTCAAGATGAAAGAAACTACTTGCAAGTTGTATTTTTATCAGATGCTGCTGGCTGTAAAG TATCTTCATGACAATGGAATTATACACCGAGATCTAAAGCCAGAGAATGTGCTACTTTCATCTTCTGAAGAGACATGTCTTATAAAG ATTACAGATTTTGGACAGTCCAAGATTCTTGGAGAAACTTCTCTCATGAAAACATTATGTGGTACTCCCACGTATCTTGCTCCTGAGGTTCTAAATTCACTTGGGACTGCTGGATACAGCCGAGCTGTGGACTGCTGGAGTTTAGGAGTTATTCTTTTTGTGTG CTTGTGTGGATATCCACCATTTAATGAGCAAAATACTCAACTGTCACTGAAAGATCAGATCACTCGTGGAGAATACACGTTCATTCCCAAAGAATGGAAGCACGTATCAGACATGG CTCTGGATCTTGTGAAGAAGCTGTTAGTAGTGGATCCAAGCAAACGTCTTACGACAGAGGAAGCCCTAGAGCATCCGTGGCTTCAG GATGAGGATATGAAGAGTACATTTCAACAGCTACTGGCTCAGACAAGTGCTACTATGAATCCACCACAAACATCAAAAATG CCAACCACAATGAGAAAGCGTCTCCATGAAGCCGAGGGAGACTCTGGCTCTTCGAAGCGTGCTGTTCCTTCTACGTCATTTCagaaaatgaagtga